CGCAGGTGCAACGGGAGCGGTGGCCGCTGGTCATCGGTGGCGAACACGCTGGTGGCGAGCGCTTCGGTGCCTTCCTGGTCGCGCCGCAGCGTTGCGGCTGGCCAGCGCGTGCGCACGTCGGCGAGCGCTTCATCGTGATCCTCACCGATGAAGGCGAGGTGGCAAAGACCGCGGGGACTCGCGGCGAAGAGCGCTTCGCCGAACGGCGTCGGGTGGATCCCCCAGCGCAGCTCGAGCCCTGCCCCTGCACGCTGCACCTCGCCGGGTGAAACGGCTTCCACGGCGATCATGAGATCGTGCAGCCGGCTGCCACCCGAAAGGCCGAGGTCGTAGGCGGTGGCGAGCACGGGCTGGTTCTCGCTGAGCAGCTTGAATGCGTCCCGGGCGTTCAGGAACTGCAGGAAGCGCTTGGGCGACACACCGGCCCAGCGCTGAAAGAGTCGCTGTGCATGCGACGGGCTCAACCCGATCGCCTGCGCCACGTCGTCGAGCGACGGCTGGCGCCGCTGGTTCGTGATCAGGTACTCGATCGCGCGCTCGATCCGCGCGTATTCCGCGCTCTGCTCCGCACCGTTCAATTCGTTCATCGGCTCATCCTGCGAGGGTCCGCACGTTCGCGTGCGCCAACGATCGTGCATTACCCCTGTGGGCTCAACCCGATTCCTGCGATGCGCGTCACGCCGAGGAAAGGCCGACGATCTCCAGCAGCGTCAGCGCGTTGGTCGATGTGGCGAGGCCGGGCCGGAGGATGTAGTCGAAGCTCATCTCCGGGCCGTGCGGCCCGCGCTCGACGTGCTCGGTGAAGTGCACGAGCGACGCGCGCCACTGCAGTGCCGGCTCGCTCGCGAGCTCCAGGTCGTGCGTGGTCACGACGCCGATGGCGCCCTGTCGCAGCAGGTGCTCGATCACGGTGCGTGCGGCCACACGACGCTCGGCGGTGTTCGTTCCGTGCAGCATCTCGTCGAGGAGGTAGAGCAGCCGCCGCTCGCCGCCTGCGCGTGCGGCGTCGACGATGTCGCGCATGCGCTGCAGCTCGGCGAGGAACAGTGAAACGCCCTCCGTGAGGGAATCGTGGATGCGCACGCTGCTCCACGGCTCGAGTGGTGGCAGCGAGAGCGCGGCAGCGCACACGGGTGCACCGGCCTGGGCGAGCATGACGTTGGTGCCGATCGCGCGCAGCAGCGTGCTCTTCCCTGACATGTTGGAGCCGGTCACGAGCAGCAGTGTGCCGGGTGGCCCCACCTCGACGTCGTTGCAGATGCGGATGCCGTCGCGCAGCATCGGGTGACCGAGCGCGCGCGCCTGCAGTCGATCGAGCGACGCGTCGATGACGGCAAAGGTCCACGCCGGCTGGTCGTGCGCGAGAGTGGCGAGCGACGCGATTCCCTCGATCTCTGCGGCAGCGTCGAGCCAGGCGCGCACGTGTGTGCCGTTGCGCGCCTGCCATGCTTCCAGTCGATCGAGCACGTGGAAGTCCCAGAGCGTGAGCAGCTGCACGATGCCGTGCAGGTTGCCGTTGTAGCGCAGCTCCGAGAGGCGCATCAGCCGCTCCAGGCGACGCAGCTCGTCGTGCGCCGCGACGCCGTTGCCGTGGAGCTGCGCGCGCAGCACACGCAGCCGCGCCGCGTCGCCGGGCACGCGTGCGGCGTGCGCGAGCAGGGCCGGGTACTGCGCGAGCACTCCCTGCCTCGCGAAGGCGCGCTCGAACACCGCATGTGCGCGCCGACCGGCGGCCCCGAACGTCAGGACGGCCGCAACCATGAGTGGCAGGATCCACCACATGGCACCGACGGCGCCGGTGAGCTGCGCGACGATCAGGCCGATCGTGGCCAGCGGCAGCAGCCGCGCGACCCAGCGCAGCAGCGGTCGCGAGGCGAGCCACGACTCCGACCCGGCCCACTCCGCGAACGACTCGATCTCGTCGGCGCTGACGTCCGTTGCGCCCAGGGCGTGGGCGGCCAGCTCGTCGCGCCAGTCGTTCTCGGCCGCCAGTGCGCGCACCGCCTCCTGCCGCTCCGGGATCGCGGCGGGCGGATCCGGCTCCACCAGCCACCCGCCGACCCGCGCGCGGGCGCCGGGGGTCGCGAGCGGCCCCAGGAGCTGCGTCAGCGCCGGGACACCGAACACGTCGAGGTCCTCGGCGGCACGTTCGGCCGCGGGTCCGGTGGGGGGGAGCAGGACCGGCAGCTCCCTCCAGCGCCGCTCGAGCCGCATCAGCCCCAGCTCATTCGCCCGCGCCAGGCGCTGCTGCCATTCACCGGCACGACGTTCGCGGCGATGCAGGGCAATGAGTACGACGAAGCCGGCAACGGCTGCCGCGGCGCCGACCCAGAGCGCGTCGCTGCCGCGCTCCGCGGCCAGGACGCCGATGACGAATGCGACGCCGAACGCGGCGACACGGGCCCGTGACAGGTGCTCCGCACGGCGCGCGTGCGCGGCTGCCGCGGCGGCGAAATGGCGCTGGCGCGCGGTATAGGTGTCGAACGCATCCATTTCCGGCTGCTCTCGCGAGTTGTGAGACTGGCCCTACACCGTTTCGGCGAAACCCCTACGGACCCCGATCAAGGTGCCCGGCACGTTGGACGCATCGCCAACAGGGAGGCCCCCATGATCCGCCGCATCCTCGTCCCGCTCGACGGCACACCCTTCAGTGAATGCGCGATCCCCTACGCTGTGGCGATTGCCAAGCGCGCGCAGGCAGTGCTCGAGCTCGTGCACGTGCACGTACCGAAGCTGCACGACGCTCCCGCGGCCGTCACGCCGTATGCATACCAGCACGCGCCCGACTACTCGGTAATCGCCGACGATGACGAGTTCGACGCGGAAGCGCACTGGCTCGAGGAGCGCGCCGCAAGGCTCCGTGAGACGACGGGCCTCACGATATCGGCGTTCACCGTCACGGGACATCCGGCCGAAACCCTGTGCGAAGAGGTCGCCGCTCTCGCAGCGGACCTTGTGGTCATGGCGACACACGCCCGCACCGGCATCGATCGCCTCCGCTTCCCTGCTGTTGCCGACGTGGTCGTGCGCCACGCCGCTGCGCCCGTCCTGCTCATCCCGCCCGCGGAGGACGGTACATCGGCCCAGGCACCGACGAAGTTCCGTCGGATGCTGATTCCGCTGGACGGCTCCGCCTTCTCCGAGCAGGTCCTGCCTGCCGCCCGGACGCTGGCCTTCCTGATGGGCGCGCAGCCCTGGCTGCTCCACGTGGTCACGCCGTACTCCCCGCCCCTGCGGAGCGACCCGGCGCCGGGCGCCATCGGCGACAACCCGCGCGCGGGCGAGGAGTACCTCGCCGGCGTAGCACGGGCCATGGCCGGCATCAACGGCTCCGTGGTGACGACGACCATGCTCGACCGGCGTCCTGCCGATGCGATCTGCGAGGCGGCCAACGATCCCGACGTCGACCTGGTTGCCATGGCGACGCACGGACGCGGTGGACTCAGCCGACTGCTGCTCGGCAGCACGGGCGACGAGGTGGTGCGGCACACCAGCAAGCCCGTCCTGCTGTTCCGCCCGAGCACCGCCGACGCGCTGCGCGACGTCTTCGACCCGTACAGCGTGCGCTAAGGATAACCCGCACGTCGAATCCGCACTTTCCCGGCAGCGGATCCCGCGTGCAACCGCGAATCTCCGTGTGAGGGGACGTCGCACACCGGCACGGTCTGTGACACCCTCGGCCGTCCGGGCCGGAGCCGTTTCGAGGCCGGCCCGGACGGCGGCTCCGGCCGCCCGGGCCGGAGCAGGTTTCACGGAGAGGAGGGGTGAATGTTGACCCTCGAGAAGCTCGGGGAAATCCAGCAGACGCTCGCGGGTGGCAGGGTGCTGACCGCGTACATCGCCGCCGAGGAGCGCGACCCGACCGAGCGTTCCAGCTGGCGCCGCAGGCTGGCCGTCGGCCTCGACGCCGCCGCGGCGGATCTCGATGACGACGAGCGCCGCTCCTTCGACGAGGCGCGCGATCGGCTCGAGGCAGAGCTGGCGCCGCACCGCGGCTTCCTGCCCGGTCGTGGATGGGTTGCCTTCGTGACACCCGGGCACGTCGCCCTCTGCGCCGAGGTCCCCGCACCCATGCCGGACCTCGTGCGCTGGCGCGATGGGGCCGTGCTCGGACCGCTGCTGCGCGCTCTCAAGCAGAACCGGCCGGTGCTCACGGTGCTGATCGACAGCCGACGCGCGCGCGTGCTGCGCTATGTCGCCGGAGAGCTGACCGAGGAAACGTCGTATCGTGCAGACACCTGGATCGACGATCTCACCGACGTGAACAGCTCGAAGCGCGGTGGCACGACGACCGGCATGCGCGGTGAGACCGGCTCCGACGTCGCCGAGCGCATCCAGCGCGAGGAGATGGAGCGGCTGGTCAGGACGGTCGCGGACGCCCTGCGCCCGCAGATCGACAGTGACACGCTCGTGCTGATCGGTGGATCCCCCGGTGCCGAGACCACGCTGCACAGGACGCTGCAGCCGCTCGCCGGAGAGCGCGTCACCCTCGACACGTCGCTGCACGTGAACATGACGACGGCGCAGCTGCAGCCGGCGGTCGAGCGCACCGCATCCGCCCTGTCGCAGCAGCGCCAGCTCACGCTGGTACGCGAGGTGATCGACAGCGCGGGCGCCCACGGCCGCGGGATGCTCCACGCACACACCGTCGAGCGCGCGTGCCGCAACGGCCAGGTCGCCACACTGCTCATCAGCATGAACTACCTCCGCACCAGGGAAGACCTGGCCGAAGAGCTGATCTCGCTGGCGCTCACCCGGGGCGGCACCGTCGAGCTCGTGGGCGACGAGGCAGGCGAGCTGCTCGATCACGAGGGCGGCGGTGTGGGCGCGCGGCTTCGGTACGTTCCGTCTCCCGCGGAGCCGGCCGCGCAGTAACGACATCCGCACAGGTGCTCCCGGCG
The Longimicrobiales bacterium DNA segment above includes these coding regions:
- a CDS encoding methylated-DNA--[protein]-cysteine S-methyltransferase encodes the protein MNELNGAEQSAEYARIERAIEYLITNQRRQPSLDDVAQAIGLSPSHAQRLFQRWAGVSPKRFLQFLNARDAFKLLSENQPVLATAYDLGLSGGSRLHDLMIAVEAVSPGEVQRAGAGLELRWGIHPTPFGEALFAASPRGLCHLAFIGEDHDEALADVRTRWPAATLRRDQEGTEALATSVFATDDQRPPLPLHLRGTNFQIKVWNALLNVPPGRLTTYAAIARSIGAPTANRAVGAAVGRNPIAYVVPCHRVIRGSGAIGDYHWGPCRKHAILARELLA
- a CDS encoding universal stress protein is translated as MIRRILVPLDGTPFSECAIPYAVAIAKRAQAVLELVHVHVPKLHDAPAAVTPYAYQHAPDYSVIADDDEFDAEAHWLEERAARLRETTGLTISAFTVTGHPAETLCEEVAALAADLVVMATHARTGIDRLRFPAVADVVVRHAAAPVLLIPPAEDGTSAQAPTKFRRMLIPLDGSAFSEQVLPAARTLAFLMGAQPWLLHVVTPYSPPLRSDPAPGAIGDNPRAGEEYLAGVARAMAGINGSVVTTTMLDRRPADAICEAANDPDVDLVAMATHGRGGLSRLLLGSTGDEVVRHTSKPVLLFRPSTADALRDVFDPYSVR